A region from the Gossypium hirsutum isolate 1008001.06 chromosome A08, Gossypium_hirsutum_v2.1, whole genome shotgun sequence genome encodes:
- the LOC107894262 gene encoding sucrose nonfermenting 4-like protein isoform X1, with translation MFGSGPDTGHGNSGVSGPLLIPMRFVWPYGGRRVFLSGSFTRWLEHIPMSPMEGCPTVFQVICSLSPGYHQFKFFVDGEWRHDEHQPFVNDNYGIVNTIFIAREPNLVAPSFSTETPGRSNMDVDDAFVSSEPVTTVSDADLEVSRNRVSAFLSRHTAYELLAESGKVIALDVNIAVKQAFHILYEQGIPVAPLWDSCKGQFVGVLSALDFILILRELGNHGSNLTEEELETHTISAWKEGKVYLGRQIDGNARSYPRCLVQAGPYDSLKDVALKILKSKVATVPIMHSTSRDGSFQQLLHLATLSEILKCICRHFKHSASSLPILQQPICSIPLGTWVPNIGEPNGRPLAMLRPNATLGAALSLLIQAEVSSIPIVDENDSLLDIYSRSDITALAKDKAYAQIHLDEMSVHQALQLGQDANFFNGQRCQMCLGSDTLHKVMERLANPGVRRLVIVEAGTKRVEGIVSLSDVFRFLLGV, from the exons ATGTTCGGTTCTGGTCCAGATACCGGCCATGGCAATAGTGGAGTTTCAGGGCCACTTTTGATTCCAATGCGGTTTGTTTGGCCTTATGGGGGAAGAAGGGTGTTTCTTAGTGGCTCCTTTACTAG GTGGTTAGAGCATATACCTATGTCTCCAATGGAGGGTTGTCCTACTGTATTCCAAGTTATTTGTAGCTTAAGTCCTGGATATCATCAg TTTAAGTTCTTTGTTGATGGTGAATGGCGGCACGACGAGCACCAGCCCTTTGTAAACGATAATTATGGTATAGTTAACACCATCTTTATAGCTAGGGAACCAAATTTGGTTGCTCCTAGTTTTAGTACTGAGACCCCGGGCAGATCCAACATGGATGTTGATGATGCTTTTGTTAGTTCG GAACCAGTTACAACAGTATCGGATGCTGATTTAGAGGTCTCTCGTAATCGTGTATCTGCTTTCTTGTCTAGACACACTGCGTATGAGTTGCTTGCGGAGTCAGGCAAG GTTATTGCCTTGGATGTTAATATAGCTGTGAAGCAAGCATTCCATATTCTGTATGAACAG GGAATTCCTGTGGCTCCTCTCTGGGATTCTTGCAAGGGCCAATTTGTTGGAGTTCTTAGTGCATTGGACTTCATTCTTATCTTAAGAGAA CTTGGAAATCATGGTTCAAATTTGACTGAGGAAGAACTAGAGACACACACAATATCAGCTTGGAAGGAGGGAAAGGTGTATCTTGGCAGACAGATTGATGGCAATGCTAGGTCATATCCTAGATGTCTTGTTCAA GCTGGGCCATATGATTCTTTGAAGGATGTTGCTCTGAAGATTTTGAAAAGTAAGGTAGCTACTGTTCCTATCATGCATTCTACGTCACGGGATGGTTCATTTCAACAGCTGCTACATCTTGCCACCTTGTCTGAAATACTAAAAT GTATTTGCAGACATTTTAAGCATTCTGCTAGCTCCTTGCCTATCCTTCAACAACCAATTTGTTCAATTCCGTTGGGAACTTGGGTACCGAACATTGGGGAACCAAATGGTCGGCCATTGGCAATGCTGCGACCAAATGCCACTCTTGGTGCTGCCTTATCATTGTTAATTCAAG CTGAGGTAAGTTCGATACCAATAGTGGATGAGAATGACTCGTTGCTTGACATATATTCACGAAG TGATATAACTGCTTTGGCTAAGGATAAAGCTTATGCACAAATTCATCTTGATGAAATGAGTGTTCATCAG GCCTTGCAACTGGGTCAAGATGCAAATTTTTTCAATGGACAAAGATGTCAGATGTGTCTAGGATCGGATACTTTGCACAAAGTGATGGAGCGGCTGGCAAATCCAG GGGTTAGGAGACTCGTGATTGTGGAAGCCGGCACCAAGCGTGTAGAAGGAATAGTTTCGTTGAGTGATGTCTTTAGGTTCTTGCTTGGTGTTTAG
- the LOC107894262 gene encoding sucrose nonfermenting 4-like protein isoform X2, whose product MFGSGPDTGHGNSGVSGPLLIPMRFVWPYGGRRVFLSGSFTRWLEHIPMSPMEGCPTVFQVICSLSPGYHQFKFFVDGEWRHDEHQPFVNDNYGIVNTIFIAREPNLVAPSFSTETPGRSNMDVDDAFVSSEPVTTVSDADLEVSRNRVSAFLSRHTAYELLAESGKVIALDVNIAVKQAFHILYEQLGNHGSNLTEEELETHTISAWKEGKVYLGRQIDGNARSYPRCLVQAGPYDSLKDVALKILKSKVATVPIMHSTSRDGSFQQLLHLATLSEILKCICRHFKHSASSLPILQQPICSIPLGTWVPNIGEPNGRPLAMLRPNATLGAALSLLIQAEVSSIPIVDENDSLLDIYSRSDITALAKDKAYAQIHLDEMSVHQALQLGQDANFFNGQRCQMCLGSDTLHKVMERLANPGVRRLVIVEAGTKRVEGIVSLSDVFRFLLGV is encoded by the exons ATGTTCGGTTCTGGTCCAGATACCGGCCATGGCAATAGTGGAGTTTCAGGGCCACTTTTGATTCCAATGCGGTTTGTTTGGCCTTATGGGGGAAGAAGGGTGTTTCTTAGTGGCTCCTTTACTAG GTGGTTAGAGCATATACCTATGTCTCCAATGGAGGGTTGTCCTACTGTATTCCAAGTTATTTGTAGCTTAAGTCCTGGATATCATCAg TTTAAGTTCTTTGTTGATGGTGAATGGCGGCACGACGAGCACCAGCCCTTTGTAAACGATAATTATGGTATAGTTAACACCATCTTTATAGCTAGGGAACCAAATTTGGTTGCTCCTAGTTTTAGTACTGAGACCCCGGGCAGATCCAACATGGATGTTGATGATGCTTTTGTTAGTTCG GAACCAGTTACAACAGTATCGGATGCTGATTTAGAGGTCTCTCGTAATCGTGTATCTGCTTTCTTGTCTAGACACACTGCGTATGAGTTGCTTGCGGAGTCAGGCAAG GTTATTGCCTTGGATGTTAATATAGCTGTGAAGCAAGCATTCCATATTCTGTATGAACAG CTTGGAAATCATGGTTCAAATTTGACTGAGGAAGAACTAGAGACACACACAATATCAGCTTGGAAGGAGGGAAAGGTGTATCTTGGCAGACAGATTGATGGCAATGCTAGGTCATATCCTAGATGTCTTGTTCAA GCTGGGCCATATGATTCTTTGAAGGATGTTGCTCTGAAGATTTTGAAAAGTAAGGTAGCTACTGTTCCTATCATGCATTCTACGTCACGGGATGGTTCATTTCAACAGCTGCTACATCTTGCCACCTTGTCTGAAATACTAAAAT GTATTTGCAGACATTTTAAGCATTCTGCTAGCTCCTTGCCTATCCTTCAACAACCAATTTGTTCAATTCCGTTGGGAACTTGGGTACCGAACATTGGGGAACCAAATGGTCGGCCATTGGCAATGCTGCGACCAAATGCCACTCTTGGTGCTGCCTTATCATTGTTAATTCAAG CTGAGGTAAGTTCGATACCAATAGTGGATGAGAATGACTCGTTGCTTGACATATATTCACGAAG TGATATAACTGCTTTGGCTAAGGATAAAGCTTATGCACAAATTCATCTTGATGAAATGAGTGTTCATCAG GCCTTGCAACTGGGTCAAGATGCAAATTTTTTCAATGGACAAAGATGTCAGATGTGTCTAGGATCGGATACTTTGCACAAAGTGATGGAGCGGCTGGCAAATCCAG GGGTTAGGAGACTCGTGATTGTGGAAGCCGGCACCAAGCGTGTAGAAGGAATAGTTTCGTTGAGTGATGTCTTTAGGTTCTTGCTTGGTGTTTAG
- the LOC107894251 gene encoding pentatricopeptide repeat-containing protein At1g12300, mitochondrial isoform X1, with protein MGKLCSSLISRSIVNGGRNPSNFHSSCSFKTVATHINALSKNFMPARGKPKKYDSLDNVDDALFLFNKMIHKYPMPSVVEFNKLLGAIVRMKRYAVAVSMCKQMEFFRVSPDVYTLSILINCFCRLGQIDCGFSVLGKMLKLGVGPDVVTFSTLINGLCNQSKISQAVTLFDEIIEKGYEPDLIIYTTILNGLCKTGNSDQAIWFLRMMEERGFEPNIVAYSTVIDCLCKNELLNEALNLFSEVKVKGIRPDIFTYNCLIHAMSNLGEHKKTTRLLNEMVDNNISLDIYTYNILIDARCKEGMISEAVEIVDTMRKHGIEPNVITYNICIDACYKEGMLSKAKDIVDTMIKQGIEPDVVTYSSIIDGLCLQKQMDKAKRVFQLMIEKGCAPNIRSYNIMINGYCKAKRLDEAMELFDEITQNGQIPDIVTYNTLMQGMCQLGRVSTACKLLRTLLASGPVPDLVTCSILLDGLCKRGKLEEALKLFRAMQKSRLEVDIISYSILIDGLCKAGNIEAGKELFHELLVNGLKPNVYTYSILINGFCREGLPDEAYQLFRSMRDNDCLPSSCCYNATIRGFLRNSYTSKATELLTEMVSKGFSADISTSTLFLDLILRSNESILI; from the coding sequence ATGGGTAAGCTTTGTTCTTCCTTAATTTCCCGTTCAATTGTTAATGGTGGAAGGAATCCTTCTAATTTCCACTCTTCTTGTTCTTTTAAAACTGTTGCTACCCACATCAATGCTTTAAGTAAGAATTTCATGCCTGCGAGGGGAAAGCCAAAAAAGTATGATAGTTTGGATAATGTTGATGATGCTTTGTTTTTGTTTAATAAGATGATTCACAAGTACCCAATGCCTTCTGTTGTGGAATTCAACAAATTATTAGGAGCCATTGTTCGAATGAAACGTTATGCCGTTGCTGTGTCTATGTGTAAGCAGATGGAATTCTTCAGAGTTTCCCCTGATGTGTATACTTTGAGCATCTTGATCAATTGCTTTTGTCGATTAGGTCAAATTGATTGTGGGTTTTCTGTTTTGGGGAAAATGCTCAAGTTAGGTGTTGGACCCGATGTTGTAACTTTTTCCACTTTGATTAATGGACTTTGTAATCAAAGTAAGATTTCTCAGGCTGTCACtttgtttgatgaaattatcGAAAAAGGGTATGAGCCTGATTTAATTATTTACACTACCATACTTAATGGATTGTGTAAGACCGGGAATAGCGATCAAGCTATTTGGTTTCTAAGGATGATGGAAGAAAGAGGTTTTGAACCCAATATTGTAGCATATAGCACAGTCATTGACTGTCTTTGTAAAAACGAGTTACTAAATGAGGCTCTCAATCTCTTCTCCGAAGTGAAGGTTAAGGGCATTAGACCAGATATCTTTACTTACAATTGCTTAATTCACGCTATGAGTAATTTGGGTGAGCATAAGAAGACAACAAGGCTTTTGAATGAGATGGTGGATAACAATATTTCACTTGATATCTACACATATAATATATTGATCGACGCACGTTGCAAGGAGGGGATGATTTCAGAAGCTGTAGAAATCGTTGACACAATGAGAAAGCATGGCATTGAGCCTAATGTTATCACGTACAATATATGCATCGATGCATGTTACAAAGAAGGGATGCTTTCTAAAGCTAAAGATATTGTTGACACAATGATAAAGCAAGGCATTGAGCCTGATGTTGTTACCTATAGTTCAATAATAGACGGCCTTTGCTTGCAAAAGCAAATGGATAAAGCTAAAAGAGTATTTCAGTTGATGATTGAGAAGGGTTGTGCACCTAACATACGTAGTTACAACATTATGATCAACGGATATTGCAAAGCTAAGAGGTTGGATGAAGCAATGGAACTCTTTGATGAAATAACTCAAAACGGACAAATCCCTGATATAGTGACATACAACACTCTTATGCAAGGTATGTGTCAATTAGGGAGAGTTTCTACTGCATGTAAACTTTTGAGGACGTTGCTTGCTTCTGGGCCAGTTCCAGATCTAGTGACATGTTCGATTTTGTTGGATGGTTTATGCAAAAGGGGTAAACTTGAAGAGGCATTGAAACTTTTTCGAGCAATGCAGAAGAGTAGATTGGAAGTTGATATCATCTCTTATAGTATCTTAATTGATGGCTTGTGCAAAGCTGGGAATATTGAAGCTGGAAAGGAGTTATTTCATGAACTGTTAGTCAATGGTTTAAAACCCAATGTTTATACATACTCTATATTGATTAACGGGTTCTGTAGAGAGGGATTGCCTGATGAAGCATACCAGTTGTTTAGGAGCATGAGAGACAATGATTGTTTACCTAGTAGCTGCTGTTATAATGCGACGATCCGGGGATTTCTTCGAAACAGCTATACCTCGAAGGCAACTGAACTTCTTACAGAAATGGTGAGTAAGGGCTTTTCTGCAGATATATCAACTTCCACCTTATTTCTGGATCTTATCTTACGATCTAACGAGTCAATCTTGATCTGA
- the LOC107894251 gene encoding pentatricopeptide repeat-containing protein At1g12300, mitochondrial isoform X2 — protein sequence MIHKYPMPSVVEFNKLLGAIVRMKRYAVAVSMCKQMEFFRVSPDVYTLSILINCFCRLGQIDCGFSVLGKMLKLGVGPDVVTFSTLINGLCNQSKISQAVTLFDEIIEKGYEPDLIIYTTILNGLCKTGNSDQAIWFLRMMEERGFEPNIVAYSTVIDCLCKNELLNEALNLFSEVKVKGIRPDIFTYNCLIHAMSNLGEHKKTTRLLNEMVDNNISLDIYTYNILIDARCKEGMISEAVEIVDTMRKHGIEPNVITYNICIDACYKEGMLSKAKDIVDTMIKQGIEPDVVTYSSIIDGLCLQKQMDKAKRVFQLMIEKGCAPNIRSYNIMINGYCKAKRLDEAMELFDEITQNGQIPDIVTYNTLMQGMCQLGRVSTACKLLRTLLASGPVPDLVTCSILLDGLCKRGKLEEALKLFRAMQKSRLEVDIISYSILIDGLCKAGNIEAGKELFHELLVNGLKPNVYTYSILINGFCREGLPDEAYQLFRSMRDNDCLPSSCCYNATIRGFLRNSYTSKATELLTEMVSKGFSADISTSTLFLDLILRSNESILI from the coding sequence ATGATTCACAAGTACCCAATGCCTTCTGTTGTGGAATTCAACAAATTATTAGGAGCCATTGTTCGAATGAAACGTTATGCCGTTGCTGTGTCTATGTGTAAGCAGATGGAATTCTTCAGAGTTTCCCCTGATGTGTATACTTTGAGCATCTTGATCAATTGCTTTTGTCGATTAGGTCAAATTGATTGTGGGTTTTCTGTTTTGGGGAAAATGCTCAAGTTAGGTGTTGGACCCGATGTTGTAACTTTTTCCACTTTGATTAATGGACTTTGTAATCAAAGTAAGATTTCTCAGGCTGTCACtttgtttgatgaaattatcGAAAAAGGGTATGAGCCTGATTTAATTATTTACACTACCATACTTAATGGATTGTGTAAGACCGGGAATAGCGATCAAGCTATTTGGTTTCTAAGGATGATGGAAGAAAGAGGTTTTGAACCCAATATTGTAGCATATAGCACAGTCATTGACTGTCTTTGTAAAAACGAGTTACTAAATGAGGCTCTCAATCTCTTCTCCGAAGTGAAGGTTAAGGGCATTAGACCAGATATCTTTACTTACAATTGCTTAATTCACGCTATGAGTAATTTGGGTGAGCATAAGAAGACAACAAGGCTTTTGAATGAGATGGTGGATAACAATATTTCACTTGATATCTACACATATAATATATTGATCGACGCACGTTGCAAGGAGGGGATGATTTCAGAAGCTGTAGAAATCGTTGACACAATGAGAAAGCATGGCATTGAGCCTAATGTTATCACGTACAATATATGCATCGATGCATGTTACAAAGAAGGGATGCTTTCTAAAGCTAAAGATATTGTTGACACAATGATAAAGCAAGGCATTGAGCCTGATGTTGTTACCTATAGTTCAATAATAGACGGCCTTTGCTTGCAAAAGCAAATGGATAAAGCTAAAAGAGTATTTCAGTTGATGATTGAGAAGGGTTGTGCACCTAACATACGTAGTTACAACATTATGATCAACGGATATTGCAAAGCTAAGAGGTTGGATGAAGCAATGGAACTCTTTGATGAAATAACTCAAAACGGACAAATCCCTGATATAGTGACATACAACACTCTTATGCAAGGTATGTGTCAATTAGGGAGAGTTTCTACTGCATGTAAACTTTTGAGGACGTTGCTTGCTTCTGGGCCAGTTCCAGATCTAGTGACATGTTCGATTTTGTTGGATGGTTTATGCAAAAGGGGTAAACTTGAAGAGGCATTGAAACTTTTTCGAGCAATGCAGAAGAGTAGATTGGAAGTTGATATCATCTCTTATAGTATCTTAATTGATGGCTTGTGCAAAGCTGGGAATATTGAAGCTGGAAAGGAGTTATTTCATGAACTGTTAGTCAATGGTTTAAAACCCAATGTTTATACATACTCTATATTGATTAACGGGTTCTGTAGAGAGGGATTGCCTGATGAAGCATACCAGTTGTTTAGGAGCATGAGAGACAATGATTGTTTACCTAGTAGCTGCTGTTATAATGCGACGATCCGGGGATTTCTTCGAAACAGCTATACCTCGAAGGCAACTGAACTTCTTACAGAAATGGTGAGTAAGGGCTTTTCTGCAGATATATCAACTTCCACCTTATTTCTGGATCTTATCTTACGATCTAACGAGTCAATCTTGATCTGA
- the LOC107894303 gene encoding 40S ribosomal protein S27-2 produces the protein MVLQNDIDLLNPPAELEKKKHKLKRLVQSPNSFFMDVKCQGCFNITIVFSHSQTVVVCGNCQTVLCQPTGGRARLTEGCSFRKKGD, from the exons ATG GTTCTCCAAAACGATATCGATTTGTTGAATCCTCCAGCAGAGCTTGAGAAGAAGAAGCACAAACTCAAACGTCTTGTCCAGTCTCCAAATTCTTTCTTCATG GATGTCAAATGCCAAGGCTGTTTCAACAT AACAATAGTGTTTAGCCACTCTCAAACAGTGGTGGTATGTGGTAATTGTCAGACTGTTCTTTGTCAACCAACAGGAGGAAGAGCTAGACTCACCGAGGGATGCTCTTTCAGGAAGAAGGGTGATTGA
- the LOC107894321 gene encoding uncharacterized protein: protein MTLFIITYQKMAQSPFPLILLKRLSLSYKSRLKPHHLSSPPGFTTVFIRPFSSTSPQPAGAATEDPPKPNSLSARMSFVFEQIDKIEKQKQQQSLENDDTLQRIRAWRQSKKESQATQKRFQSKEQNPDSDSGSAKNDAALSDSPELTDLPNGGAFQRIHAWREFKYGENNESAEDAKSEAEVGVLSTDSVTKLGESETQKKVEVEVEVVHPWPEWIELMERLVQQNYFDHKRRDDEKMVEDLGFDMTNVVEEVKDDAGIDFKDYKTVQTACINFGKDRFDILRSLSRQDIQILVGFGCPNADKKVVFSAKLLRKRVHLDEGDVCSSCSLRNSCERGYLLTNKEDEARTIDVMRVLLAYGFDYVNGSVVNESVPKKKSVKTVARKLLYEVVKLSAVPIDPNLPPPVVKKPPPKVKQPPPPPKKRVGRDDIEMKKGDWLCPKCDFMNFAKNTVCLQCDAKRPKRQLLPGEWECPECNFLNYRRNMACFHCDCKRPPDAFMGSKIQEMQPGARTRLEKVANRPEVSNAWNFDFDDDESDGADVAAFEYADTSVKSGGDFRELEDESDMVGRASRVQERMYSDFNSSKHGQGFDDFDDEDDIDSYKVDSQQNNPRQKASSNVYVDKEVFSEPERSRGSKFVRKNIALSGSEDDLDFDSDEELSAHPNWKSSHVANSKHRGRIASKDLSFDSEDHDLDSDGDDGFGNFGSKRWKEDKGSYGRGKSQNRESSSFKGGSFSGSDYENNGPHSRRNVSRGSKTGSGSRGNSVRGSGSNDYKFRKDSHSRSNAKTDGRKNNSNNNFNRSHRGSRGDHRRVGEDDYSRQKGGGRKPGGFGNRPWGKSREYGKEVDHDPSEFRNSRRVIQR from the exons ATGACTTTGTTTATTATAACTTACCAAAAAATGGCGCAATCTCCGTTCCCTCTCATTCTCCTAAAACGCCTATCCCTCTCTTATAAATCCCGTCTAAAGCCTCATCATTTATCTTCTCCTCCAGGTTTTACCACCGTTTTTATAAGGCCcttctcttctacttctccaCAGCCGGCGGGTGCCGCCACTGAAGATCCACCGAAACCGAATTCTCTGTCGGCTCGTATGAGCtttgtttttgaacaaattgataaaatagaaaAACAGAAGCAACAACAGTCGCTCGAAAACGACGACACCCTGCAGCGTATAAGAGCTTGGCGTCAATCCAAGAAGGAATCTCAAGCAACCCAGAAGCGATTTCAATCCAAAGAACAAAACCCAGATTCTGATTCTGGTAGTGCCAAAAACGATGCCGCTTTGTCTGATTCACCCGAGTTAACTGACTTACCCAACGGAGGTGCTTTCCAGAGGATTCATGCTTGGAGGGAATTCAAGTATGGGGAGAATAACGAAAGTGCTGAGGATGCTAAAAGTGAGGCTGAAGTTGGTGTTTTGAGTACTGATTCAGTGACTAAGTTGGGCGAGTCAGAAACGCAGAAgaaggtggaggtggaggtggaggtggtaCACCCATGGCCTGAGTGGATAGAATTGATGGAGAGATTAGTGCAGCAAAATTACTTTGATCATAAAAGAAGAGATGATGAGAAGATGGTGGAAGACTTGGGATTTGATATGACTAATGTTGTTGAGGAAGTCAAGGATGATGCTGGAATTGATTTTAAGGACTACAAGACTGTGCAAACTGCTTGTATCAATTTTGGAAAGGACCGGTTTGATATATTGAG GTCATTATCGAGACAGGATATTcaaattttggttggttttggatGCCCGAATGCCGACAAGAAGGTGGTTTTCTCTGCAAAACTCTTGAGGAAACGTGTCCACCTTGATGAAGGAGAT GTTTGTAGTTCCTGCAGTTTGAGGAATTCTTGCGAGAGAGGATACCTTCTGACGAACAAAGAGGATGAGGCGCGAACTATTGATGTTATGCGTGTGCTATTGGCCTATGGTTTTGATTACGTGAATGGTTCAGTGGTAAATGAATCTGTTCCGAAAAAGAAGTCTGTAAAAACTGTCGCCCGTAAGTTGCTTTATGAGGTTGTAAAGTTGAGTGCTGTTCCTATAGATCCAAATCTTCCCCCACCTGTGGTAAAGAAGCCACCACCAAAAGTGAAACAACCTCCTCCTCCTCCAAAGAAGCGAGTTGGGCGTGATGACATTGAGATGAAAAAGGGCGATTGGCTTTGTCCCAA GTGTGATTTCATGAATTTCGCAAAGAATACAGTCTGTCTACAGTGTGACGCTAAGCGACCTAAGCGACAGCTGCTTCCTGGGGAATGGGAATGCCCCGA GTgcaatttcttaaattatagaaGAAACATGGCATGTTTTCATTGTGATTGCAAGCGTCCACCTGATGCATTTATGGGGAGTAAAATACAAGAAATGCAACCTGGTGCAAGAACAAGGTTGGAGAAAGTTGCCAATCGACCTGAGGTCTCTAATGCCTGGAATTTTGACTTTGATGATGATGAATCAGATGGGGCAGATGTTGCTGCCTTTGAGTATGCAGATACTTCAGTAAAGAGTGGAGGGGACTTTAGGGAGCTTGAAGATGAATCTGATATGGTTGGCCGAGCATCGAGGGTCCAGGAAAGAATGTATTCAGATTTTAATAGTAGCAAGCATGGACAAGGGTTTGATGACTTTGATGATGAGGATGATATCGATAGTTACAAGGTAGACTCTCAGCAAAATAATCCAAGGCAGAAAGCTTCCTCGAATGTTTATGTTGACAAGGAGGTGTTTTCTGAACCAGAGAGAAGTCGGGGCTCTAAGTTCGTTCGTAAAAATATAGCTTTATCCGGCTCCGAGGATGACTTAGATTTTGATTCAGATGAAGAACTTTCAGCTCATCCTAACTGGAAATCGAGTCATGTAGCTAATTCGAAGCATAGAGGTAGAATTGCGTCAAAGGACTTGAGTTTTGACTCAGAAGACCATGATTTGGATTCCGATGGTGATGATGGTTTTGGCAATTTCGGGTCCAAACGGTGGAAAGAGGACAAAGGGAGTTATGGTAGAGGCAAATCTCAGAACAGAGAAAGTTCTAGTTTTAAAGGTGGTTCCTTCTCCGGTTCAGACTATGAAAACAATGGTCCTCATTCCAGGAGAAATGTGTCGAGAGGGAGTAAAACAGGATCAGGCAGCCGAGGAAACAGTGTTCGTGGCTCTGGCAGCAATGATTACAAATTCAGAAAAGATTCACATTCTAGATCGAATGCCAAGACAGATGGCAgaaaaaacaattcaaacaacAACTTCAACAGATCACATCGAGGGTCTAGAGGTGATCATAGGAGGGTTGGAGAAGATGACTATAGTAGGCAGAAGGGAGGTGGTAGGAAACCTGGAGGATTTGGAAACAGGCCCTGGGGAAAGTCTCGTGAATATGGTAAGGAGGTGGATCATGATCCTTCTGAATTTAGAAATAGTAGGCGTGTTATTCAAAGATAA